From one Thermatribacter velox genomic stretch:
- the dapF gene encoding diaminopimelate epimerase, whose protein sequence is MRFVKMHGLGNDFVIFEWKELQGVKDIASFSKRVCDRHFGVGADGVILVAPSDRAPFAMRIFNADGSEAEMCGNGIRCFAVYLWKRGRVADREFPVDTKAGIIVPRVTERNGKLAVKVNMGKPRLRASFIPIDVDAEQVVDYPLQVDGKTFALTAVSMGNPHAVIFDLPGDWEKVGESIEKHPLFPHKTNVEFVKVQNRKEALVKVWERGVGPTLACGTGACAVLVAGVLKGVLDREAQIHLPGGTLLVSWPDNQSDVFMEGPAEEVFEGKLSEEVLKVWK, encoded by the coding sequence ATGCGCTTTGTCAAAATGCACGGTCTGGGCAATGACTTTGTGATTTTTGAGTGGAAAGAATTGCAAGGTGTGAAGGATATAGCTTCTTTTTCGAAAAGAGTGTGCGACCGCCATTTCGGAGTTGGTGCCGATGGTGTGATTTTGGTAGCTCCCTCTGACCGGGCTCCCTTTGCAATGCGCATTTTCAATGCGGATGGCAGTGAGGCTGAAATGTGTGGAAACGGCATCCGCTGTTTTGCTGTATATCTTTGGAAGCGGGGCAGGGTGGCGGATAGAGAATTTCCTGTGGATACGAAGGCGGGCATTATTGTTCCCCGGGTTACCGAACGCAATGGAAAGCTTGCGGTGAAGGTGAACATGGGCAAGCCCAGACTCAGGGCTTCGTTCATTCCCATAGATGTTGATGCTGAGCAAGTAGTGGATTATCCACTCCAGGTAGATGGGAAAACCTTCGCATTGACTGCAGTTTCTATGGGCAACCCTCACGCGGTTATTTTTGACCTGCCTGGGGATTGGGAAAAAGTAGGCGAGAGCATCGAGAAACACCCCCTTTTTCCTCACAAGACCAACGTGGAATTTGTAAAGGTTCAAAACAGGAAAGAAGCACTGGTTAAGGTATGGGAAAGAGGGGTAGGCCCCACCCTTGCTTGCGGAACTGGAGCCTGTGCAGTTCTGGTGGCCGGTGTTTTAAAAGGAGTGCTTGACAGGGAAGCACAAATTCATCTTCCTGGAGGCACTCTGCTTGTATCCTGGCCCGATAATCAGAGCGATGTCTTTATGGAAGGACCTGCGGAAGAAGTTTTTGAAGGAAAGCTAAGCGAGGAGGTTCTCAAAGTATGGAAGTAG
- a CDS encoding LL-diaminopimelate aminotransferase: MEVATRIKKLPPYLFAQIEQKIAEEKQKGREILDLGIGDPDLPTPSFIIEKLCEEAQKPQNHRYPSYRGLYRFREAVAEWYLRRFGVKLDPEREVVSLIGSKEGIAHFAWCVVDPGDIVLASDPGYPVYKIGTMLAGGIPLELPLLPENDFLPDFSRFPQEVLEKTRLIFINYPNNPTSQVASLDFFKEVVELARRYNFIIAHDLAYSEISFDGYRAPSILEVEGAREVAIEFHSLSKTFNMTGWRIGFAVGNAKLVEALGRIKTNVDSGIFNAIQWAGVEALARTEEVLKWLLPVYQKRRDLVVSALSRVGIEVKPPRATFYVWIPVPSGFDSLGFANFLLDKAGVVVTPGTGFGRYGEGFVRVSLTTPDAVLERAMSRIEEALNQ, translated from the coding sequence ATGGAAGTAGCCACCCGTATCAAGAAGCTCCCACCTTATCTCTTTGCGCAAATTGAGCAGAAAATAGCCGAGGAAAAGCAGAAAGGGCGTGAAATACTGGATCTGGGCATTGGTGACCCTGACTTACCAACGCCATCTTTCATCATCGAGAAGCTTTGTGAGGAGGCGCAAAAGCCCCAGAACCACCGTTACCCTTCCTATCGGGGTCTTTACAGGTTCAGGGAAGCGGTGGCTGAGTGGTATCTGCGCCGTTTTGGGGTAAAACTGGACCCGGAGCGGGAAGTGGTTTCCTTAATCGGTTCCAAAGAAGGTATAGCCCATTTTGCCTGGTGTGTGGTGGACCCCGGCGATATAGTTCTGGCCAGTGACCCTGGTTATCCGGTTTACAAGATAGGTACTATGCTGGCCGGGGGAATTCCACTGGAATTGCCCTTGCTTCCGGAAAACGACTTTCTGCCCGATTTCAGCCGTTTCCCGCAGGAAGTTCTGGAGAAAACCCGGCTGATTTTCATTAATTATCCTAATAACCCGACTTCTCAAGTTGCTTCTCTCGATTTTTTCAAGGAAGTGGTGGAGCTTGCTCGGCGTTATAACTTCATAATTGCTCACGACCTCGCTTACTCGGAAATCAGCTTTGATGGGTACCGAGCTCCTTCCATACTGGAAGTTGAGGGAGCCAGGGAGGTGGCCATTGAGTTTCATTCACTCTCCAAAACCTTCAACATGACCGGTTGGCGGATAGGATTTGCGGTAGGCAACGCAAAGCTTGTAGAAGCACTGGGTAGGATTAAGACCAATGTGGATTCGGGCATTTTCAACGCTATCCAGTGGGCTGGAGTAGAAGCCCTTGCCCGCACGGAGGAGGTGTTGAAGTGGCTGCTGCCCGTTTATCAGAAAAGGAGAGACCTGGTGGTGAGCGCTCTTTCCAGAGTGGGTATAGAAGTAAAGCCACCCAGGGCTACTTTTTATGTGTGGATTCCTGTTCCTTCAGGCTTTGACTCTCTGGGTTTTGCAAACTTTTTACTCGATAAAGCTGGTGTGGTGGTTACCCCGGGTACCGGCTTTGGAAGGTACGGTGAGGGTTTTGTCAGGGTTTCTTTAACCACTCCTGACGCGGTTCTTGAAAGGGCTATGAGCAGGATAGAGGAGGCATTGAATCAATGA
- the dapG gene encoding aspartate kinase — MRIVVQKFGGTSVHTRELRERAVQKIKQALDEGFSPVVVVSAMGRKGSPYATDTLISLAREEFSQVEPRELDLLMSCGEIISTVVMAQALRREGLRSIALTGGQAGIITDSNFGDARILRVEPERIRKHLEEGYVVVVAGFQGVTEEGDITTLGRGGSDTTAVVLGAALEAEFVDIFTDVEGVMTADPRIVPEAQIIRGLTYTEAAEIVQQGAKVIHHKAMSVAREYRVPLRVRSLTNDGEGTIICDIKYLVERGIRGTGLRPLYSVAYRAGLAQVVIPLGEKPENKLRAFSSLAQKGISIDLINLFPDNTAFVVEEQRASLVKEILEKAGFTVTINAPCAKVSLVGFEMADRPGVMAQLVEAMQESGIEILQTGDSHVTISCLVWEKDMERAIQALHRKFQLDELC, encoded by the coding sequence ATGAGGATTGTGGTGCAAAAATTTGGAGGTACTTCGGTGCACACCCGTGAGCTTCGTGAAAGAGCGGTTCAGAAAATAAAGCAAGCACTTGATGAAGGTTTTTCTCCCGTGGTTGTGGTTTCGGCCATGGGTAGAAAAGGCTCTCCCTATGCTACGGACACGCTCATTAGTCTTGCCAGAGAGGAATTTTCACAGGTAGAACCAAGGGAGCTGGACCTTTTGATGTCCTGCGGAGAAATCATTTCTACTGTGGTCATGGCTCAGGCTTTGAGGAGAGAAGGGTTGCGGTCGATTGCGCTTACTGGTGGACAGGCTGGGATAATTACTGATTCTAATTTTGGAGACGCCAGAATTCTTCGAGTGGAACCAGAACGCATCAGAAAACACCTTGAGGAAGGTTATGTGGTTGTGGTAGCAGGTTTCCAGGGCGTTACCGAAGAAGGCGATATAACTACTCTGGGGCGGGGCGGAAGCGACACCACTGCCGTGGTTCTGGGCGCAGCACTTGAGGCAGAGTTTGTGGATATTTTCACCGATGTAGAAGGAGTAATGACTGCTGACCCTCGCATCGTTCCCGAAGCCCAGATAATCAGGGGTCTCACCTACACCGAGGCCGCAGAAATCGTGCAGCAGGGCGCTAAGGTAATCCACCACAAGGCCATGAGCGTAGCCCGGGAATATCGGGTGCCGCTCAGGGTACGTAGCCTTACCAACGATGGTGAAGGAACCATCATTTGCGATATAAAATACCTCGTGGAGCGAGGTATACGGGGTACGGGTTTGCGCCCCCTTTACAGCGTTGCCTATCGTGCCGGATTGGCCCAGGTGGTGATACCGCTGGGTGAGAAGCCTGAAAACAAACTTCGTGCTTTCAGTTCTCTGGCTCAAAAAGGTATCAGCATAGACCTTATTAATCTTTTTCCTGACAACACCGCTTTCGTGGTTGAGGAACAACGTGCTTCTCTGGTAAAAGAGATTCTGGAGAAAGCAGGATTTACGGTGACTATTAACGCACCCTGTGCCAAGGTGTCGCTGGTAGGCTTTGAAATGGCTGACCGTCCTGGAGTGATGGCACAGCTTGTTGAAGCCATGCAGGAGTCAGGAATTGAAATCCTGCAGACCGGTGATTCTCACGTGACCATTTCCTGTTTGGTGTGGGAAAAAGACATGGAGCGGGCTATTCAAGCCCTGCACCGCAAGTTTCAGCTCGATGAGCTGTGCTGA
- the dapA gene encoding 4-hydroxy-tetrahydrodipicolinate synthase codes for MREWGSLLTAVITPFKEDLEIDYQAFRQLLDFLMRNGSDGVVVSGTTGESPTLTHEEKLRLFEVALEEVGDRGAVIAGTCSYNTRESVKLSKEAEKLGVHGILAVAPYYNKPPQEGLYQHFKAIAEAVSIPIMLYNIPSRTGININPETVARLAEIPNIVAIKEASGSVDQLSLVRRMTPQEFAIYSGDDNMTLTILAHGGKGVVSVAAHLAGKRIKEMIEAFRNGDVDRATKIHLELYPLFKGIFITTNPIPVKFALSLIGKSGEWVRPPLCTMNSEQKEKLKNILKEVGCLS; via the coding sequence ATGAGAGAATGGGGTAGTCTCCTGACTGCAGTGATAACTCCGTTTAAGGAAGACCTGGAAATTGATTACCAGGCTTTTCGCCAGCTACTGGACTTTCTAATGCGTAACGGCTCAGACGGTGTGGTGGTTTCAGGTACTACCGGAGAATCACCTACGCTTACTCATGAAGAGAAACTGCGCCTTTTTGAGGTAGCCCTTGAAGAAGTGGGTGATCGTGGAGCGGTAATAGCTGGGACCTGCAGCTACAACACCCGGGAATCGGTAAAACTCAGCAAAGAAGCCGAGAAACTTGGAGTGCATGGCATTCTGGCTGTAGCACCCTACTATAACAAACCCCCGCAGGAAGGCCTTTACCAGCATTTTAAAGCTATAGCAGAAGCGGTGAGTATACCTATTATGCTTTACAACATCCCTTCAAGGACGGGAATCAACATTAATCCTGAAACTGTAGCCCGACTTGCTGAGATACCTAACATTGTGGCTATCAAAGAGGCCTCGGGAAGCGTAGACCAGCTTTCTCTGGTGAGGCGAATGACTCCTCAGGAATTTGCCATCTACAGTGGTGATGATAACATGACTCTCACTATCCTTGCTCATGGTGGGAAGGGAGTAGTCAGTGTTGCCGCTCACCTGGCTGGAAAAAGGATAAAAGAAATGATTGAAGCTTTTCGGAATGGGGATGTTGATAGAGCGACGAAAATTCACCTTGAGCTGTACCCACTTTTCAAGGGTATTTTTATAACCACCAATCCCATTCCCGTAAAATTTGCGCTCAGCCTTATCGGAAAAAGTGGCGAGTGGGTACGTCCGCCTCTCTGCACCATGAATTCTGAACAAAAAGAAAAGCTTAAAAACATTCTCAAAGAAGTCGGTTGTCTTTCTTGA
- the argC gene encoding N-acetyl-gamma-glutamyl-phosphate reductase, which yields MERIKVGIAGGSGYTGLELLRILHSHPLVEVIWISSESFAEKSLEEYCPAWVKRASLEFLSLSKQGVPSPVDVVFLALPHGESMSYLKLFGPEVKVIDLSADFRFKNREIYEKVYGITHLEPLALGEAVYGIPEIYRKEIAQARLVANPGCYPTSVIIPVYPLLKEGLVEEDIIVDSKSGVSGAGKKPQESTHFCEVYGSFKAYGVGKHRHQPEMEENLSELSGRRIRVTFVPHLLPVKRGILSTIYLKLRKEVSEQAIFELFKAYYQDRFWVRVFPPGSFPELKWVVGSNFIDIGFLKVDKQLILISAIDNLTKGASGQAVQNMNLMFGIDERIGLPENILYP from the coding sequence ATGGAGAGAATAAAAGTGGGAATAGCTGGTGGAAGTGGCTATACCGGGCTTGAGCTTTTGCGCATTTTGCACTCTCATCCTCTGGTAGAAGTGATCTGGATTTCCAGTGAGAGCTTTGCTGAAAAGAGTTTAGAGGAATACTGTCCCGCCTGGGTAAAGAGAGCTTCGCTTGAGTTTTTGAGTCTTAGCAAGCAGGGGGTACCTTCTCCAGTCGATGTAGTTTTTCTGGCTCTACCGCATGGAGAATCCATGAGCTATCTAAAGCTCTTTGGTCCTGAGGTAAAGGTAATCGACTTGAGTGCTGATTTTCGATTTAAAAACAGGGAAATCTATGAAAAGGTCTATGGCATTACTCACCTTGAACCCCTGGCACTTGGGGAGGCGGTGTATGGTATACCTGAGATTTACAGAAAGGAAATAGCACAAGCCCGATTGGTAGCTAATCCCGGTTGTTATCCGACTTCAGTAATCATTCCGGTTTACCCTTTGCTAAAAGAAGGGCTTGTGGAGGAGGATATCATTGTAGACAGCAAGTCTGGGGTGAGCGGTGCCGGAAAAAAACCCCAGGAAAGCACTCACTTTTGTGAAGTTTATGGAAGTTTCAAGGCCTATGGTGTTGGCAAACACAGGCATCAGCCGGAAATGGAAGAGAACTTGAGTGAGCTTTCTGGAAGGAGAATCAGGGTTACCTTTGTCCCTCATCTTCTTCCGGTGAAACGGGGCATTTTGAGCACTATTTATTTAAAATTACGCAAAGAGGTTTCTGAACAGGCTATCTTTGAGCTTTTTAAAGCCTATTACCAGGACCGTTTCTGGGTAAGAGTATTCCCTCCAGGTAGTTTTCCAGAGCTAAAGTGGGTGGTTGGTTCTAACTTTATTGACATTGGCTTTTTGAAGGTAGATAAGCAGCTGATACTGATTTCAGCCATTGACAACCTTACTAAGGGAGCTTCTGGGCAGGCAGTTCAGAATATGAACCTCATGTTTGGTATCGATGAAAGAATTGGTCTTCCTGAAAACATCCTGTATCCCTGA
- the argJ gene encoding bifunctional glutamate N-acetyltransferase/amino-acid acetyltransferase ArgJ, with protein sequence MLKVEWRAVENGLDAVQGIYAQGVACGIKKDKKDLAVLYSDPPAKAWGVFTQNLFQAAPVIVTREHLSRASTIQVLVANSGIANACTGERGIQDAREVAREAARIFGVPDLCWVSVASTGVIGEFLPVEKIKQGLREARSLLPNQSSGHNAALAIMTTDTMPKERAVEIETPQGVVHIAGIAKGAGMIKPNMATMLAFIATDADLEISLLRSLLVEAVEQSFNRITVDGDTSTNDMVLFMSNGASSTPLIAEGNSVVSVFKEALFWLTRELAKDIVRDAEGATKFVTVEVQGARSKKDARLCAYAIAESPLVKTAFFGEDPNWGRILAAAGRCGAKFSPQEVKLEINGQLFVERGIAIDVPREALEKNMKNRELHVLLNLGSGNASFQVWTCDFSFDYVKINSHYS encoded by the coding sequence ATGCTGAAAGTGGAGTGGAGAGCTGTAGAGAATGGCTTGGATGCAGTGCAGGGAATATACGCCCAGGGAGTGGCATGTGGTATTAAAAAAGATAAGAAAGACCTGGCAGTCCTTTACTCTGACCCTCCTGCCAAGGCCTGGGGAGTTTTTACGCAGAACCTCTTTCAAGCTGCACCGGTGATAGTGACCAGGGAGCACCTCAGCAGGGCGTCCACCATCCAGGTGTTGGTGGCGAACAGTGGCATAGCCAATGCCTGTACTGGGGAGCGCGGGATCCAGGATGCCCGGGAAGTTGCCAGGGAAGCAGCTCGCATTTTTGGTGTTCCTGATCTTTGCTGGGTGAGCGTTGCTTCCACTGGTGTGATTGGAGAATTTCTCCCTGTGGAAAAGATAAAGCAAGGCCTTAGAGAAGCTCGTTCTTTGTTGCCCAATCAATCTTCGGGACACAACGCAGCACTGGCAATTATGACTACTGACACGATGCCCAAGGAAAGGGCAGTAGAGATTGAAACCCCTCAGGGTGTGGTCCACATCGCTGGTATTGCCAAAGGAGCAGGCATGATAAAACCCAACATGGCTACCATGCTGGCTTTTATCGCTACTGATGCTGATTTGGAGATATCTTTGCTGCGTTCTTTGCTCGTCGAGGCTGTGGAACAGAGCTTTAACCGGATAACCGTGGATGGAGACACCAGCACCAACGACATGGTGCTTTTCATGAGCAATGGAGCCAGTAGTACTCCCCTGATTGCTGAAGGAAACTCTGTGGTGTCGGTTTTCAAGGAGGCTCTGTTCTGGTTGACCAGAGAGCTTGCCAAGGATATCGTCAGGGATGCTGAGGGAGCAACCAAATTCGTGACTGTGGAGGTGCAAGGTGCCCGAAGCAAAAAAGATGCTCGCCTCTGCGCTTATGCAATTGCCGAATCACCGCTGGTGAAAACGGCATTTTTCGGCGAGGACCCCAACTGGGGAAGAATCCTTGCTGCTGCAGGGCGTTGTGGAGCGAAATTCTCTCCCCAGGAGGTGAAGCTGGAAATTAACGGGCAGCTTTTTGTGGAACGGGGCATTGCCATAGACGTTCCCAGAGAAGCGCTTGAAAAAAATATGAAGAATCGAGAGCTTCATGTCCTGCTGAACCTTGGTTCTGGCAATGCTTCTTTCCAGGTTTGGACCTGTGATTTTTCCTTTGACTATGTCAAAATTAACAGCCACTATTCCTGA
- the argB gene encoding acetylglutamate kinase — MKVVLKISGKGIDFDDSLLLEPVAELFKKGVQVALVHGGGVQISSFMEKMHRKPVFVDGLRVTTEEDMDITEMVLSGLVNKKLVGGFSRLGVNACGISGRDGNLFIAKKVQREKEGKLLDLGRVGEIVEVNTRIIETLWQGGFLPIISPVSADESGNSLNVNADWAACRLAQALGVEELFLFSDVPGVLRTVEDPFSLCEELSIAEAETLIKEGVIQGGMIPKVEMACRVVCGGVNRVFIGSLGELRKACDLERGNLRGTWIKK; from the coding sequence ATGAAAGTAGTGCTTAAGATAAGTGGTAAGGGGATAGATTTTGACGATTCTCTCCTTTTGGAGCCCGTGGCAGAGCTCTTCAAAAAAGGAGTTCAAGTTGCCCTTGTTCACGGCGGGGGAGTTCAAATATCTTCTTTTATGGAAAAAATGCACCGTAAGCCGGTTTTTGTAGATGGATTGAGGGTAACCACCGAAGAAGATATGGACATTACAGAGATGGTTCTTTCTGGTTTGGTCAACAAGAAATTGGTGGGGGGTTTTTCCCGCCTGGGGGTCAATGCCTGTGGCATCAGTGGTCGGGATGGCAACCTGTTCATTGCAAAGAAAGTGCAAAGAGAGAAAGAGGGGAAACTACTGGACCTGGGGAGGGTAGGAGAAATCGTAGAAGTAAATACGCGAATCATTGAAACGCTGTGGCAGGGGGGATTCCTACCGATCATTTCGCCGGTTTCCGCAGACGAGAGTGGCAACAGCTTGAATGTGAATGCTGACTGGGCGGCCTGCCGGCTTGCTCAGGCGCTGGGTGTTGAGGAACTGTTTCTCTTCTCCGATGTACCTGGAGTTCTTCGTACGGTCGAAGACCCTTTTTCGCTTTGTGAGGAGCTTTCCATTGCCGAGGCCGAGACCCTTATCAAAGAGGGCGTGATTCAAGGTGGCATGATTCCCAAAGTCGAGATGGCCTGCCGGGTAGTTTGTGGTGGGGTTAACAGGGTATTCATCGGTTCGCTTGGGGAACTGAGAAAAGCTTGCGACTTAGAGCGGGGGAACTTGCGGGGTACCTGGATAAAAAAGTGA
- a CDS encoding aspartate aminotransferase family protein, whose translation MLNSEYYFEKEKKYHLGVYRRSPVVFVSGEGPYLFDLEGEKYLDFLAGIAVNVLGYSFPPLVKAIQEEAAKLLHTSNLFYTLPQIELAERLIKISGLSKAFFVNSGAEANEVAMKVARFYGRRKHKKRFKFISFERSFHGRTLLTLAATGQKKFHQDLEPLPLGIAYAKLNDLQSVLEILDDEVCAIIVEPVQGEGGVYPSSKEFLQGLRELCDREDILLIFDEVQCGMGRTGSFFAFQHFGVKPDLVTLAKGLGGGLPIGCCLLDEKVLPFLHPGDQGSTFGGNPVCARSACVVCDEVSKESFLKKVGEKGDYLKKELEGLQKKYPGLIKEVRGVGLMWGIEIPGRAKEAAQKLFESKVLVNACNDDVVRLLPPLIIEEEHIDLVVNALDKILATW comes from the coding sequence GTGCTGAACAGCGAGTACTATTTTGAGAAGGAGAAAAAATACCATCTGGGGGTCTATCGCCGTTCTCCGGTAGTCTTTGTTTCTGGAGAAGGTCCTTATCTCTTTGACCTGGAGGGTGAGAAATATCTGGACTTTCTGGCAGGCATTGCGGTAAACGTGCTGGGTTACAGTTTTCCTCCTCTGGTTAAGGCGATTCAGGAAGAAGCAGCGAAACTGCTCCATACTTCAAATCTCTTCTACACCTTGCCCCAGATTGAACTTGCTGAGCGATTAATCAAAATTTCGGGGCTTTCCAAAGCGTTCTTTGTGAATAGTGGTGCCGAGGCCAATGAAGTAGCCATGAAAGTAGCCCGCTTTTATGGTCGCAGGAAGCACAAAAAACGCTTCAAGTTTATCTCTTTTGAACGTTCCTTTCATGGTCGCACCCTGTTGACACTTGCTGCAACCGGACAGAAAAAATTTCACCAGGATTTGGAACCCCTTCCTTTGGGTATTGCTTACGCAAAGTTAAACGACTTACAAAGTGTCCTGGAAATCCTTGACGACGAAGTGTGTGCTATTATAGTAGAACCTGTTCAGGGAGAAGGCGGGGTGTATCCGAGTAGTAAGGAATTTTTACAAGGCCTGCGCGAGCTATGTGACCGGGAAGATATCCTGCTTATCTTTGATGAGGTGCAGTGTGGCATGGGAAGAACGGGGTCCTTTTTTGCTTTTCAGCATTTTGGAGTTAAGCCGGACCTGGTTACCCTTGCTAAGGGTTTAGGTGGAGGATTGCCTATTGGTTGCTGTCTTCTTGATGAGAAGGTCCTGCCTTTTTTGCATCCGGGGGACCAGGGTAGCACTTTTGGTGGAAATCCAGTGTGCGCAAGAAGTGCCTGCGTGGTTTGCGACGAAGTAAGTAAGGAATCGTTCTTGAAGAAAGTGGGTGAGAAAGGGGACTACCTGAAAAAGGAACTGGAAGGCTTGCAAAAGAAATACCCGGGTCTGATTAAGGAAGTCAGAGGAGTTGGGCTCATGTGGGGTATTGAAATCCCAGGTAGGGCTAAAGAGGCAGCGCAGAAGTTGTTTGAGAGCAAAGTACTTGTTAATGCCTGCAACGATGATGTGGTGAGACTTTTGCCTCCTCTGATTATAGAAGAAGAACATATCGACCTGGTAGTCAATGCGCTGGATAAAATTTTGGCAACCTGGTAA
- a CDS encoding argininosuccinate synthase, with the protein MSKEKVVLAYSGGLDTSVAIRWLQEQMDAEVYAVTLDLGQGKDLEEVRKKALAVGAKEAFVFDVREEFLQRFVIPALWAQAVYEKKYPLATALSRPLIAEYLVKIAREKGARYVAHGCTGKGNDQVRIEVSVAALDPSLEVIAPARIWNWSREEEIEYANLNGIPVPVTTGSPYSIDQNIWGRSIECGVLEDPWVEPPEEVFEWTRNPLEAPNEPLIFEIGFEEGVPRTLNGQYYSLLNLVEELNKLGGEHGFGRIDHLENRLVGIKSREVYECPAALILLTAYREIENMVLPREVLHFKPHLEEQYAQVVYEGLWHSLLREALDAFMSKLARKATGEVRFKLYKGSLQVIGRRSENSLYDFAMATYDKGDLFDHKASEGFIKLWGLPTKIYSMIDRKE; encoded by the coding sequence ATGAGTAAAGAAAAAGTAGTGCTTGCCTATTCGGGAGGTTTAGACACTTCGGTTGCCATTCGCTGGTTGCAGGAGCAAATGGATGCAGAAGTCTATGCGGTTACTCTGGATCTTGGGCAGGGTAAAGACCTCGAAGAAGTACGTAAAAAAGCGCTTGCTGTAGGTGCAAAAGAAGCCTTTGTTTTTGATGTACGTGAAGAGTTTTTGCAACGCTTTGTTATCCCGGCTCTTTGGGCACAGGCGGTTTACGAGAAAAAGTACCCCCTGGCTACAGCGCTTTCCAGGCCTTTGATTGCGGAGTATCTGGTGAAGATTGCCCGGGAAAAGGGAGCCCGCTATGTGGCACATGGTTGTACAGGGAAAGGTAATGACCAGGTGCGCATTGAAGTATCAGTGGCAGCACTGGACCCCTCCCTGGAAGTAATTGCTCCGGCACGGATATGGAACTGGAGCCGGGAGGAGGAAATTGAATACGCAAATCTCAATGGAATACCGGTTCCCGTCACCACGGGAAGTCCGTACAGCATTGACCAGAACATCTGGGGAAGGAGCATTGAGTGTGGAGTGCTGGAAGACCCCTGGGTTGAGCCTCCAGAGGAGGTTTTTGAATGGACACGAAACCCGCTTGAAGCTCCCAACGAACCCCTGATTTTCGAGATAGGCTTTGAAGAAGGAGTACCCAGAACTCTAAATGGTCAGTACTATTCGTTGCTCAACCTGGTTGAAGAACTGAACAAGCTGGGAGGCGAGCACGGGTTTGGGCGTATAGACCATCTCGAAAACAGGTTGGTAGGCATTAAGTCGCGCGAAGTCTACGAATGTCCCGCAGCTTTAATTTTGCTGACGGCATATCGGGAGATAGAAAACATGGTGCTCCCCCGAGAAGTGTTGCATTTCAAGCCCCATCTTGAGGAGCAGTATGCACAAGTCGTCTATGAAGGTCTATGGCACTCCCTGTTGAGGGAAGCTCTGGATGCTTTTATGAGTAAGTTAGCCAGAAAGGCAACTGGAGAAGTGCGTTTCAAGCTTTACAAAGGAAGCCTTCAGGTGATAGGTCGGCGTTCGGAAAACTCACTTTATGATTTTGCAATGGCAACTTACGATAAAGGAGACCTCTTTGACCACAAAGCGAGTGAGGGCTTCATTAAACTCTGGGGCTTGCCTACCAAAATATACTCCATGATTGACCGGAAAGAGTGA